The following are encoded together in the Nodosilinea sp. PGN35 genome:
- a CDS encoding SUMF1/EgtB/PvdO family nonheme iron enzyme: MAKDFFISYHSSDRPWADWIAWVLEENGFTIRLRPWDFQLEGNIILNLHMASSPGAQNILVLLSETYLQTQEPIDEWPDLFNARLESGDFRLISICVDNCRPSGALAAVPAINVFQKSETEAEQVILEAIATYFKADSPLSPIGRPVPKGDAKRNRFSSIGGQQQTLLTRAESIPTGQFKLQRRTQTVRAYVERFVDNIGLEMVQIPAGSFRMGSPNNELKRQDREGPEHRVSLASFFIGKYPITQAQWRFVARLPSVNHELRFHPSHFTRDSRPVENVSWFEAVEFCDRLSLHTSRLYRLPTEAEWEYACRAGTTTPFHFGETITTDLANYSGADEQHGAYGRGPKGQNRQTTTPVDHFGIANAFGLCDMHGNVWEWCQDLWRANYGDDSPKRKIKATPQPDQSTHRVARGGSWYTTPQRCRSASRIHFAPESRHSDVGFRVVCSFGK, from the coding sequence ATGGCAAAAGACTTTTTCATTAGCTATCACAGCAGCGATCGCCCCTGGGCTGACTGGATCGCCTGGGTGCTCGAAGAAAACGGCTTCACCATACGCCTCCGCCCCTGGGATTTTCAACTAGAAGGAAATATTATTCTCAATCTACATATGGCATCCTCACCGGGGGCACAGAACATTTTGGTATTGCTCTCAGAGACATATCTGCAAACTCAGGAGCCCATTGATGAGTGGCCTGATTTATTCAATGCAAGGCTTGAGTCTGGTGATTTTCGCTTGATTTCAATTTGTGTTGACAATTGCCGTCCTAGCGGCGCATTAGCGGCTGTCCCTGCTATCAATGTGTTTCAAAAGTCAGAAACTGAAGCGGAGCAGGTTATTCTTGAGGCGATCGCCACCTACTTCAAAGCAGATTCCCCGCTATCCCCAATTGGCCGTCCCGTCCCAAAAGGCGATGCTAAGCGCAACAGGTTTTCTTCCATCGGTGGGCAACAGCAAACCCTCCTAACCAGGGCTGAATCTATCCCTACAGGCCAATTCAAACTGCAACGGCGCACCCAAACTGTCCGAGCCTACGTAGAGCGTTTTGTTGACAACATTGGCCTAGAGATGGTGCAAATTCCCGCCGGTAGCTTCCGCATGGGTTCCCCTAACAACGAGCTGAAACGCCAGGATCGAGAAGGCCCAGAGCATAGGGTCAGCCTAGCAAGCTTCTTCATCGGTAAGTACCCCATCACCCAGGCTCAGTGGCGCTTTGTGGCCAGGCTACCATCTGTCAACCACGAACTCAGGTTTCATCCCTCCCACTTCACCAGAGACAGTAGACCGGTTGAGAACGTCTCCTGGTTTGAGGCGGTTGAGTTTTGCGATCGCCTCAGCCTGCACACTAGTCGCCTCTACCGCCTGCCCACCGAAGCCGAGTGGGAATACGCCTGCCGGGCGGGCACCACGACCCCCTTCCACTTTGGCGAGACCATCACCACCGACTTGGCCAACTATAGCGGAGCTGACGAGCAGCACGGGGCCTATGGCCGGGGCCCCAAGGGCCAAAATCGCCAGACTACCACCCCCGTAGACCACTTTGGTATCGCCAACGCCTTTGGCCTCTGCGATATGCACGGCAACGTCTGGGAATGGTGCCAAGACCTGTGGCGAGCGAACTATGGTGATGATTCACCAAAACGCAAAATCAAGGCTACCCCTCAACCAGACCAATCGACCCATAGGGTGGCCCGTGGAGGATCTTGGTACACCACACCTCAACGATGCCGGTCAGCCAGTCGCATTCACTTTGCCCCAGAGAGCCGTCACTCTGATGTGGGCTTTCGGGTGGTTTGCTCCTTTGGAAAGTAG
- a CDS encoding ATP-binding protein, with the protein MARSKHPSASPVIGTVKGPGETGNQYVFITADNRQVKIGEFVYYTVDLADIPNAQILGKISDRRLIDHLPDRIFADPDINPEAIAALVGFAHPNPEVYEVTVDVVGYFHPALGFMNPRVSPDPGAKVTLADDASLRQIINKKQPEEVGSAHIGSLLLRPGGRVPVALDVKELVSTHMAILAGTGSGKSYTAGVLIEELLRPYNRAAVLIFDPHGEYGTLTDMLGHPSFAADDGYSPEVKILTPDQIRIRMSSLDYYDILTLLPDMSDRQQAILNKAFSLLGKHKFSNHRWDAQDLIAACYESDRTTDDEGNEKTGSSAPALEWKLSKLERSEYFHRMEHLAPKDLFAPGQVTVLQMNEISQEEQQVICAAVLRQSYQARMNTAKDKITAEDENYLPYPVFIVIEEAHRFAPANDPARCKQILRTILSEGRKFGMGVGLITQRPGKLDSDVLSQCMSQFLMRIVNPVDQDSLKYGVEAAGRDLLKELPSLTKGQVIVSGACVNTPVLCQVRKRLTQHGGETMNAPEEWLGHFQRHRQQARQLEKAAPARAGKKAETFGGVSIE; encoded by the coding sequence ATGGCACGGTCAAAGCACCCTTCGGCTTCTCCAGTGATTGGCACCGTCAAGGGGCCGGGGGAAACCGGCAACCAGTACGTGTTCATCACCGCCGACAACCGCCAGGTCAAGATTGGCGAGTTTGTCTACTACACCGTGGATCTGGCGGATATCCCCAACGCTCAAATTCTGGGCAAAATCTCCGATCGCCGCCTGATCGACCACCTGCCCGATCGCATCTTTGCCGACCCGGATATTAATCCTGAGGCGATCGCCGCTCTGGTCGGCTTTGCTCACCCCAATCCCGAAGTCTACGAAGTTACCGTCGATGTGGTGGGGTACTTTCATCCTGCCCTCGGCTTCATGAATCCGCGGGTCTCCCCCGACCCTGGGGCGAAAGTCACCCTGGCCGACGACGCCAGCCTGCGCCAGATCATCAACAAGAAACAGCCGGAGGAGGTCGGCTCGGCCCACATTGGTTCGCTGCTGCTGCGCCCCGGCGGGCGAGTCCCCGTAGCTCTGGATGTAAAAGAGCTGGTCAGCACCCACATGGCAATCTTAGCGGGCACCGGCTCGGGCAAAAGCTATACAGCGGGCGTGCTGATTGAGGAACTGCTCCGCCCCTACAACCGAGCGGCGGTGCTGATCTTTGACCCCCACGGTGAATACGGCACCCTCACAGACATGCTCGGCCATCCCAGCTTTGCCGCTGACGATGGCTACAGTCCAGAGGTAAAAATTTTGACCCCGGATCAGATCCGCATTCGGATGTCGTCGCTGGACTACTACGACATTCTGACCCTGCTGCCCGACATGAGCGATCGCCAACAGGCTATCCTCAACAAGGCTTTTAGCCTCTTAGGCAAACATAAATTTAGTAACCACCGTTGGGATGCCCAGGATCTGATCGCCGCCTGCTACGAGTCAGACCGCACTACCGACGACGAAGGCAATGAAAAAACCGGATCGTCTGCTCCAGCGCTGGAGTGGAAACTGAGCAAGCTGGAGCGCTCAGAGTACTTCCACCGGATGGAGCACCTGGCTCCCAAGGATCTCTTTGCGCCTGGCCAGGTGACTGTGCTCCAAATGAACGAAATTAGCCAGGAGGAACAGCAGGTCATCTGTGCCGCCGTGCTGCGTCAAAGTTATCAGGCGCGCATGAACACCGCTAAGGACAAAATTACCGCCGAAGACGAAAATTACCTGCCCTACCCAGTGTTCATTGTGATCGAAGAGGCCCACCGCTTTGCCCCGGCCAATGATCCTGCCCGCTGTAAACAGATTCTACGCACCATCCTCAGCGAGGGCCGCAAGTTTGGCATGGGGGTAGGGCTGATTACCCAGCGCCCGGGCAAACTCGACTCCGACGTGCTCAGCCAGTGCATGAGTCAGTTTCTCATGCGCATCGTCAACCCCGTAGACCAGGACAGTCTCAAGTACGGCGTTGAGGCCGCCGGACGCGATCTGTTGAAGGAGCTGCCCTCCCTCACTAAGGGCCAGGTGATTGTCTCAGGGGCCTGCGTCAACACCCCGGTGCTCTGCCAGGTGCGCAAGCGCCTCACCCAGCACGGCGGCGAAACTATGAATGCACCGGAAGAATGGCTGGGGCACTTTCAGCGCCATCGCCAGCAGGCGCGCCAGCTGGAAAAAGCGGCTCCAGCACGGGCAGGTAAGAAAGCCGAAACCTTTGGCGGGGTGAGCATTGAGTAA
- a CDS encoding sensor histidine kinase KdpD — MASEKPTVLFQARPPEGAALTSSSLCDGRETWPIVHALAATLNQPDPLPALAEVLGTHLGAGACLLLCHYPDTRRVTYTCWHRGAVPTGYQLGVTETGPSQEGPRRFALGLIEQTVDQSAGRARLWWQKGVAGLLRNGAEPPAWLRSMASCTAIAVDGAEMQGAVLLLGAGGLAVEPTVQANLASLGAIAFHQHYLQGQAQRHTEQLRYLNYLKEDFLSTLNHELRTPLTSMMLAIRMLRRPDLTPERSAMYLDILEQQCTREINLVNDLLMLQTLESKAPVAVRQPTDLGQLLTDLADRQQESFRQAQLKLALRLPSAPVLLATDAERLTKVLLELLGNARKYSAPATVVTLALADNQSPNGGVTLQVSNLGAAIEAEDLPHIFDKFRRGARATKDGIAGTGTGLALARGLVEQMAGTIKVSSRPDDAHLWQTCFTLEFEHHGKSLSKS; from the coding sequence ATGGCATCTGAAAAACCGACGGTTTTGTTCCAGGCTCGTCCCCCTGAGGGGGCGGCGCTCACCTCCTCCAGTCTCTGTGATGGTCGCGAAACCTGGCCTATTGTCCACGCTCTGGCCGCTACGCTCAATCAGCCCGATCCTCTGCCTGCCTTAGCAGAGGTGTTGGGAACTCACCTGGGAGCGGGAGCATGCCTGCTGCTCTGCCACTATCCCGATACCCGCAGGGTGACCTACACCTGCTGGCATCGAGGGGCAGTCCCGACTGGGTATCAACTGGGTGTTACCGAAACGGGGCCGTCCCAGGAGGGGCCGCGCCGCTTTGCCCTGGGGCTAATCGAGCAGACTGTTGACCAGTCGGCGGGTAGGGCGCGGCTGTGGTGGCAAAAGGGGGTAGCCGGGCTGCTGCGAAATGGGGCAGAGCCCCCCGCCTGGCTGCGCTCCATGGCCAGCTGCACCGCCATTGCGGTAGACGGGGCCGAGATGCAAGGGGCTGTGCTGCTGCTGGGGGCCGGAGGCTTGGCTGTGGAGCCCACAGTACAGGCTAACCTAGCCAGTTTAGGGGCGATCGCCTTTCATCAGCACTATCTTCAGGGGCAGGCCCAGCGCCACACTGAGCAGCTGCGCTACCTCAACTATCTTAAAGAAGACTTTCTCAGCACGCTCAACCACGAGCTGCGCACTCCCCTCACCAGTATGATGCTGGCCATTCGCATGCTGCGCCGCCCCGATCTCACCCCCGAGCGGTCGGCCATGTATTTAGATATCTTGGAGCAGCAGTGCACCCGCGAAATTAACCTGGTGAACGACCTGCTGATGCTGCAAACTTTAGAGTCTAAAGCGCCTGTGGCGGTTCGCCAGCCCACGGACTTAGGCCAGTTGCTGACTGATTTAGCCGATCGCCAGCAGGAGTCGTTTCGGCAGGCTCAGCTCAAGCTGGCGTTGCGGCTGCCGTCTGCTCCGGTGCTGCTAGCCACCGATGCCGAGCGGTTGACCAAGGTGCTCCTAGAGCTCCTGGGCAATGCCCGTAAATATTCGGCCCCCGCAACGGTCGTTACCCTGGCCCTGGCCGACAATCAGTCTCCAAACGGGGGAGTGACCCTGCAAGTTAGCAACCTGGGAGCGGCCATTGAAGCTGAGGATTTGCCCCATATTTTTGACAAGTTTCGTCGGGGTGCCAGGGCGACCAAAGACGGCATTGCCGGTACCGGTACCGGTCTGGCCCTGGCCCGTGGGTTAGTGGAGCAGATGGCGGGCACTATAAAAGTGTCGAGCCGACCCGACGATGCCCACCTCTGGCAAACCTGCTTTACCCTTGAGTTTGAGCACCATGGGAAATCTCTATCTAAGTCCTAA
- a CDS encoding SRPBCC family protein: protein MTAQTSDPHNLEAALLSAEGSARSAGVSIHTERLEGQQRRIVASTQIPAEVDQVWQVLTDYNNLSSFIPNLSYSQRLSHPDGGIRLEQIGSQCFLNIKFCARVVLDMVETFPKELRFSMVEGDFRQFEGKWTLEPIKDASGEVVRLGYDLVILPPRAMPVALIERHIRNDLSRNLQAISDRTLVLFSA from the coding sequence ATGACTGCACAGACCTCCGACCCCCACAATCTCGAAGCGGCGTTGCTAAGCGCTGAGGGTTCTGCTCGCTCAGCGGGTGTCTCCATCCATACCGAACGGCTAGAGGGGCAGCAGCGCCGCATTGTGGCCTCTACCCAGATTCCTGCTGAGGTAGACCAGGTTTGGCAGGTACTGACCGATTACAACAACCTGTCGAGCTTTATTCCCAATCTCTCCTACAGCCAGCGGCTGAGCCATCCCGACGGCGGTATTCGCCTAGAGCAAATCGGTTCCCAGTGTTTTCTCAACATTAAGTTTTGCGCCCGTGTGGTGCTCGATATGGTTGAGACATTCCCCAAAGAGCTGCGCTTCTCGATGGTGGAGGGTGATTTTCGCCAGTTTGAGGGCAAGTGGACCCTAGAACCGATAAAGGATGCCTCAGGCGAAGTCGTTCGCCTGGGCTACGACCTGGTGATTCTGCCTCCCCGCGCGATGCCGGTAGCCCTGATCGAGCGACACATTCGCAATGACCTGAGCCGCAATCTACAAGCCATTAGCGATCGCACTCTCGTGCTGTTTAGCGCTTGA
- a CDS encoding LysR family transcriptional regulator has product MGNIHHINLAGLDLNLLVVFDALISEGSVTRAGERVGLSQPATSNALARLRRLTQDELFLRTPAGLRPTPRALALAQQLNPALRQIQGALLEDTSFDPATSDRLFAIGMSDYVELTLLPQLMQRVQALAPGVTLQVRSGDRQTLFALLDSGAIDLACGLFPEVVPWHQEQLLFQDAYLCAARLDHPSLGDKLSLDTYLALSHLLISVREDRVGRVDNLLAKQNLQRRVALSIPHFLAAPFVLAQTNLIATLACRVAVAFNQTQPLKLLPLPFELEGFSVAMRWHRSSQNSPASQWLRWLIADVAQTL; this is encoded by the coding sequence ATGGGCAACATTCACCACATCAATCTTGCCGGGTTAGATTTAAATTTGCTGGTGGTGTTCGACGCCCTAATCAGCGAAGGCAGTGTCACCCGCGCTGGGGAGCGGGTTGGGCTCAGCCAACCCGCCACCAGCAATGCCCTGGCCCGGCTGCGCCGCCTCACCCAGGACGAACTCTTTTTGCGCACCCCCGCTGGGCTGCGCCCCACCCCCCGCGCCCTGGCCCTGGCCCAGCAGCTCAACCCCGCGCTGCGCCAAATTCAGGGGGCGCTGCTGGAGGATACTAGCTTTGACCCGGCCACCAGCGATCGCCTGTTTGCTATCGGCATGTCTGACTACGTTGAGTTGACCCTGCTACCCCAGCTGATGCAGCGAGTTCAGGCGTTGGCTCCGGGGGTGACTCTACAAGTGCGATCGGGCGATCGCCAGACCCTCTTCGCCCTGCTCGACAGCGGTGCCATTGACCTGGCCTGCGGTCTTTTCCCAGAAGTCGTGCCCTGGCACCAAGAGCAACTGCTCTTTCAAGACGCCTACCTCTGCGCGGCCCGCCTCGATCATCCCAGTCTGGGGGATAAACTGTCGCTCGACACCTACCTCGCCCTCTCCCACCTGCTGATCTCGGTCAGAGAAGATCGGGTGGGCAGAGTGGATAACCTACTGGCCAAACAAAACCTACAGCGGCGGGTTGCCCTATCCATTCCCCACTTCTTGGCCGCCCCGTTTGTGCTGGCTCAAACCAATTTAATTGCCACCCTGGCCTGTCGAGTGGCCGTGGCCTTTAACCAAACTCAACCACTCAAACTGTTGCCCCTACCCTTTGAACTAGAGGGGTTTTCGGTAGCCATGCGCTGGCATCGCAGCAGCCAAAATTCACCGGCCAGTCAGTGGCTGCGATGGCTCATTGCCGATGTTGCCCAAACGCTTTAA
- a CDS encoding type 1 glutamine amidotransferase domain-containing protein, with the protein MAQQILMIVANPAVSTTLGGPVGFWAAELIHPYNVFTQAGYGVTIASPQGGKVEFDRLSDPRDASGYAKDDTLSLAYIDQPEFMALLENTPAIANLDAADFDAIVVCGGQSPMFTFRQETALRDLFMAFYNAGKPSAALCHGTCLLLETRLADGTPLIQNRVMTGFANSEEDYADQVTGQRVMPFRIEDEATQLGAKFVTQPAFTPNAVRDGHLITGQQQNSGAETARLLLSVLQAGG; encoded by the coding sequence ATGGCCCAGCAGATTTTGATGATTGTGGCGAATCCGGCGGTCTCTACCACCTTGGGTGGGCCAGTTGGGTTTTGGGCCGCTGAATTAATTCACCCCTACAACGTGTTTACCCAGGCGGGTTACGGCGTCACCATCGCCAGCCCCCAGGGCGGCAAAGTAGAGTTTGATCGCCTCAGCGATCCCAGAGATGCTTCGGGCTACGCCAAGGACGATACGCTGTCGCTGGCCTATATTGACCAGCCGGAGTTCATGGCGCTGCTGGAGAACACACCGGCGATCGCCAACCTGGATGCTGCCGACTTTGATGCCATTGTGGTCTGCGGTGGCCAGTCGCCCATGTTTACCTTTCGCCAAGAGACGGCTTTGCGGGATTTATTCATGGCCTTTTACAACGCAGGCAAGCCCAGCGCGGCCCTCTGCCACGGCACCTGCCTGCTGCTCGAAACCCGCCTGGCCGACGGTACGCCGCTAATTCAAAACAGGGTTATGACCGGCTTTGCCAACAGCGAAGAAGACTACGCCGACCAGGTGACGGGCCAGCGGGTAATGCCCTTTCGCATTGAGGATGAAGCGACCCAGCTGGGGGCCAAGTTCGTCACCCAGCCCGCCTTTACCCCCAATGCTGTGCGCGACGGGCATTTGATTACTGGACAGCAGCAAAACTCTGGCGCTGAGACAGCCCGGCTACTGCTCAGCGTTCTACAGGCTGGGGGCTAA